A stretch of the Tolypothrix sp. NIES-4075 genome encodes the following:
- a CDS encoding DUF4968 domain-containing protein, producing MIAANLIRVRLAPSGEFMQGREWAVTLDDAEWAKVPFEVRETEATVEIETEEIRVFIQRQNCRITCFDKANRPFAQDADMGIDWGMGAVAAWKQIAAFPFAFPLLPYAQKKKICTKVDVKII from the coding sequence ATAATAGCCGCAAATTTAATTCGTGTGCGACTTGCCCCAAGTGGCGAATTTATGCAGGGTCGAGAGTGGGCGGTAACGTTGGATGATGCAGAATGGGCAAAAGTACCTTTTGAAGTGCGAGAAACTGAAGCAACAGTAGAAATTGAAACAGAAGAAATACGTGTTTTCATTCAACGGCAAAACTGTCGCATAACCTGTTTTGATAAAGCTAATCGTCCCTTTGCCCAAGATGCAGACATGGGTATAGATTGGGGGATGGGTGCAGTTGCAGCCTGGAAACAAATCGCCGCTTTTCCTTTCGCTTTCCCCCTCCTTCCTTATGCCCAAAAGAAGAAAATCTGCACAAAGGTAGATGTAAAAATAATTTAA